One Aegilops tauschii subsp. strangulata cultivar AL8/78 chromosome 7, Aet v6.0, whole genome shotgun sequence genomic window carries:
- the LOC109780271 gene encoding uncharacterized protein isoform X1: protein MEFLMQPIRRTVVMKEVNDNELPLEPQLYPALATGTEELPPMATGSIGGQICAADVVAGAEGDDEPQASEQSIGQIDPKTPGWSRKVRIGAVAPERAPCHGRPSALEKTIHGFTQKRGDIVIVPALGTSFDTLGEAYDFYNLYSWEKGFGIRYGKSRLNVESTKGMQETVCGCAGKAGVENSRACRCECPALIMLLRSKDNGWYIAEHHEHHSLHTSTSLSTTWADNTLAFTQAHRRLQQRLG from the exons ATGGAGTTCCTCATGCAACCGATTAGGAG GACCGTGGTGATGAAAGAGGTGAACGACAACGAGCTACCATTGGAGCCGCAGCTCTACCCAGCTTTGGCGACAGGAACCGAAGAACTGCCCCCAATGGCCACCGGTAGCATTGGCGGGCAGATATGTGCGGCGGATGTGGTAGCCGGAGCCGAGGGGGATGATGAACCGCAAGCATCTGAGCAATCTATAGGTCAAATTGATCCAAAAACTCCTGGCTGGTCTCGCAA GGTCAGAATTGGAGCTGTTGCTCCGGAGAGGGCACCTTGCCATGGACGGCCCAGCGCCCTTGAGAAGACAATTCACGGATTCACTCAGAAGCGAGGTGACATTGTAATTGTGCCTGCATTGGGCACAAGCTTTGATACACTCGGTGAAGCCTATGATTTCTACAACCTTTACTCGTGGGAGAAGGGGTTTGGAATAAGGTACGGGAAGAGTAGACTGAATGTGGAGAGTACAAAGGGCATGCAAGAAACTGTTTGTGGTTGTGCG GGAAAAGCTGGAGTTGAGAACAGTAGAGCTTGCCGATGCGAGTGCCCTGCACTGATAATGTTGCTCCGTTCAAAGGACAATGGTTGGTACATAGCTGAGCATCACGAGCATCACAGCCTTCACACAAGCACATCACTGTCTACGACATGGGCAGACAATACACTGGCCTTCACACAAGCACATCGACGTCTACAACAGAGACTTGGTTGA
- the LOC109780271 gene encoding uncharacterized protein isoform X2, which translates to MEFLMQPIRRTVVMKEVNDNELPLEPQLYPALATGTEELPPMATGSIGGQICAADVVAGAEGDDEPQASEQSIGQIDPKTPGWSRNFFGAPQLIFLGLTWQTLIVLQTWQILSPSSSPTARVIWMWCQMLNKRLSKRNVSKLC; encoded by the exons ATGGAGTTCCTCATGCAACCGATTAGGAG GACCGTGGTGATGAAAGAGGTGAACGACAACGAGCTACCATTGGAGCCGCAGCTCTACCCAGCTTTGGCGACAGGAACCGAAGAACTGCCCCCAATGGCCACCGGTAGCATTGGCGGGCAGATATGTGCGGCGGATGTGGTAGCCGGAGCCGAGGGGGATGATGAACCGCAAGCATCTGAGCAATCTATAGGTCAAATTGATCCAAAAACTCCTGGCTGGTCTCGCAA CTTTTTTGGAGCCCCCCAGCTGATATTCCTCGGACTGACATGGCAAACATTGATAGTGTTGCAAACATGGCAAATACTGAGCCCAAGCAGCAGCCCCACGGCACGGGTGATATGG ATGTGGTGCCAAATGCTGAACAAGAGACTGTCAAAACGGAACGTGAGCAAACTATGTTAG
- the LOC109780271 gene encoding uncharacterized protein isoform X3, with protein MADNACTLFWSPPADIPRTDMANIDSVANMANTEPKQQPHGTGDMDVVPNAEQETVKTEREQTMLAPQANNVNHVMQRMEVEPERGVCIDVTGKEALRRRPRFQIAPNDKG; from the exons ATGGCGGATAATGCATGCACA CTTTTTTGGAGCCCCCCAGCTGATATTCCTCGGACTGACATGGCAAACATTGATAGTGTTGCAAACATGGCAAATACTGAGCCCAAGCAGCAGCCCCACGGCACGGGTGATATGG ATGTGGTGCCAAATGCTGAACAAGAGACTGTCAAAACGGAACGTGAGCAAACTATGTTAGCACCCCAAGCCAACA ATGTGAATCATGTGATGCAGAGAATGGAAGTGGAGCCTGAGCGTGGAGTTTGCATAGATGTAACTGGCAAGGAGGCACTCCGTCGCAGGCCAAGATTTCAAATTGCTCCAAACGATAAGGGATAG
- the LOC109780271 gene encoding uncharacterized protein isoform X4 codes for MADNACTLFWSPPADIPRTDMANIDSVANMANTEPKQQPHGTGDMDVVPNAEQETVKTEREQTMLAPQANKNGSGA; via the exons ATGGCGGATAATGCATGCACA CTTTTTTGGAGCCCCCCAGCTGATATTCCTCGGACTGACATGGCAAACATTGATAGTGTTGCAAACATGGCAAATACTGAGCCCAAGCAGCAGCCCCACGGCACGGGTGATATGG ATGTGGTGCCAAATGCTGAACAAGAGACTGTCAAAACGGAACGTGAGCAAACTATGTTAGCACCCCAAGCCAACA AGAATGGAAGTGGAGCCTGA